A segment of the Bacilli bacterium genome:
CTTCCCGTCCAACGCTGAAAGGGGGATTACCTCCCTGCACAGCGCGAGCGTTACCCTCGCTGAGCGCAAAACGGGTGGTTCGCCTTCCCGCCCAGCGCTCTTGTACAACGGTCACTGCACACCGCAAAAAGGGGGATCGCCTTCCTGTTCAACCCACCCACACACCGCTAACGGACGCAGCAGAGGCTATTTGCCGAAAAAAGGCTGGGCAAAAATTGTAACGGTCACCACAGCGGCTATTCGCCTTATTTTTACCTGAATACCGCACAAAGTGTTAATATAAGCGCAACTGCGACCGTTAAACTTAAAAACCGGGCGTAAAACCCAAAATAGCCTCTGTCACGTCCGTTAGACCGGAAAGCACCCAACCATGATCGTCAGATCTGATCTACTACAACCGTTACAGGCTGTAGCCCGGCAAGCAGACCGAGTGTCCAACAGTCATCTAAAGAGGTGCAAGCGGCCAACCGGCCGGGTGTCCGTCGGCAAGCTTTAGGTGGCTTTAGCCACAGATTGCTAATCGGCAGGCTTTAACCTGAACAGTCGGCTCTCCGCCGCTGACAGAAACATACCGGCTTTAGCCGGTTGTCGTTCAGTCGAGTAAGCCCCGGTGGTATGAATCGGCATGAAAAAGGCAAAAAAGCTGTTCCGACCGCTGTAATGCGGATACTCGGAACAGCTTTTTAACATTTTCCAGCGATTTACGACATATTGAAAAAGCCCAAAGTTGAGCATTTTTCCGATTCCCTGCGGACGACGTCCTCCAGGTCGATATGCAGCAAATTGCATAAGGCGGACATATAAAACAGATTGCGTCCCAACTCGGCGCGGATGATATCCTGGCATTGTTCGCACAATTGCCCGGAGACATGCGTGTCCAGCATTTGTTTCAATCGTTCCTTCGACAAGTCTGCCGAATATGGCTGCTTCTTCGCATTCACTTCGATGCATCCGCACTCCGTAATCGCTTTTGTGATCGA
Coding sequences within it:
- a CDS encoding DUF1573 domain-containing protein, with amino-acid sequence MSCLQLKDFQDQVSELLLRHRSLLDVLSKYQQSNASVNRSITKAITECGCIEVNAKKQPYSADLSKERLKQMLDTHVSGQLCEQCQDIIRAELGRNLFYMSALCNLLHIDLEDVVRRESEKCSTLGFFNMS